The Humidesulfovibrio mexicanus DNA segment TGGCCGAAAAGACCATGGGCGCCACCAAGGAAGTTGGCGACAACATCCGCGCCATCCAGGAGTCCAGCCGCAAGAACATCACCAGCATGGACTCCGTGGCCCAGGCCATAGGCGAAGCCACCAGCCATTCCAGCGAATCCGCTCAGGCCCTGGAGGAGATCGTCGTCATCTCCCGCAGCAACGCCCAGCAGGTGCAGGGCATCGCCGGAGCGGCAGAGGAACAGTCCGGCGTAAGCGACAAGATCAGCCGCGCCATAGACGAGGTGAACCGCGTGGCCGCGGAAACCGCCGAAGGCATGAACCAGTCCGTGGCCGCCATCAGCGAACTGGCGCGCATGTCCGGGGATCTGCGCACCCTCATCGGCGAACTGAAGCAATAGCGGGAACGGAGCCAGGGGCGCCCGCCCCTTGGACCCGCCGGGGGGCTCAAGCGCCCCCCGGAGCCCCCGCGCATGGTGGCGAGTGGCCGTACCCGTGGCAAGGGCCACGGCGCAGGCGTCCATGGCCAGGGTGAGGGCTCGTTGTTGTTCATAGTGTTTCTTGCCGCAGGTGTTGCGGAGCGTCGTATTTTCTAAGCTTTTGTTTCAGCTGGCCGCGCTGTGGTCCGGCCGGGCAACGTGTCGGACGTTGCCGCGCACATGGCGTGGGTCCGATCCTTGATAGCCGCGAGGACTCCCTCGCGGTTCTGGTCGATGAAGAAGTGGCCACCATGGAACAAACGCACGCGGCACCCGGCGGAGGTCCAATCCGCCCAGCGCTCCATGGCCCAGGGCGGGGAGTCCTCGTCCTGCACGCCGCCGAACACCTCGATGGGCGCGTCCAGGGGCTCCGGTTCCGGCGGAGCGAACGTCTCCAGCAGCCGGAAATCTGCGCGTACGATGGGAAGGAAGAAGCGTGTGAAGATCGGGTCGGTGAGCACCTCTTCGGGGGTGCCGCCAAGACGCCGGATTTCTTCGATCAAGGCCTGGTCGTCTAGGGTGTGGCAGGTTCGGCCGCCGTGTGGCAGGTGGATGGGGAAGCGCCCCGAGGCGAAGAACAGCCGGGGCGGAGGGGCGCCCCGCCGGGTGAGTTCCCGCAGGACCAAGGTGGCCACCGAACTGCCGAGGCTG contains these protein-coding regions:
- a CDS encoding thioesterase II family protein; translation: MTPMDHHTAPPCLPHMPAEPIRTPRMFCFPFAGSSSEYYRQWQPGLAASVRICPVELPGRASRHGEPLASDMAALVVELAQALLPFTSEPYLFFGHSLGSSVATLVLRELTRRGAPPPRLFFASGRFPIHLPHGGRTCHTLDDQALIEEIRRLGGTPEEVLTDPIFTRFFLPIVRADFRLLETFAPPEPEPLDAPIEVFGGVQDEDSPPWAMERWADWTSAGCRVRLFHGGHFFIDQNREGVLAAIKDRTHAMCAATSDTLPGRTTARPAETKA